Proteins co-encoded in one Gossypium arboreum isolate Shixiya-1 chromosome 11, ASM2569848v2, whole genome shotgun sequence genomic window:
- the LOC108478432 gene encoding putative clathrin assembly protein At4g40080 yields the protein MGRITILRDFIGIIKDKASQSKAALLSDPKTLSLHLALLRATTHDPFTPPDPRHLATLLASGHTSRATVSTAIEILMDRLQTTRDASVAIKCLITVHHIIKRGSFILQDQLSVYPFNGGRNYLKLSNFRDNTTLLTWELSYWVRWYALYLENLLQTSRVLGFFLSSASSSVDKNEEEEEKVSSLINSQLLKEINSLGNLIEQISRMPNSLHTNGNILVDEVLGMVGEDYLASANEVSIRVSEFRERLSCLSVFESVELGFALKRLEDCKERLSALGQMRNVLVETVWGSISEMKDQVGNNELYGGEGRLMVMESSKNKVSESSRYGSEF from the exons atggGGCGGATAACGATTCTTAGGGACTTCATTGGGATCATCAAGGACAAAGCTTCTCAAAGCAAAGCAGCTTTGCTTTCCGATCCCAAAACCCTATCCCTCCACTTAGCCTTACTAAGAGCCACCACCCATGACCCCTTCACTCCACCTGACCCAAGGCACTTGGCCACTTTACTTGCCTCCGGCCATACCTCACGCGCCACCGTTTCCACTGCCATCGAGATCCTCATGGACCGTCTTCAGACCACCCGTGATGCATCCGTTGCCATCAAGTGTCTCATCACTGTTCATCACATCATTAAGCGTGGCAGCTTTATTCTTCAAGATCAGCTCTCTGTTTACCCTTTCAATGGCGGCCGAAACTACCTTAAACTATCCAATTTCAGAGATAACACGACGTTGTTAACTTGGGAACTTTCCTATTGGGTTAGAtg GTATGCTTTATACCTTGAAAATCTGTTGCAAACGTCAAGGGTTTTGGGATTCTTTCTAAGTTCAGCTTCAAGCAGTGTAGataaaaatgaagaagaagaggagAAAGTATCATCTCTTATAAATAGCCAATTGCTTAAAGAGATAAACTCTTTGGGGAATTTAATCGAACAGATTTCGAGAATGCCCAATTCTTTGCATACAAATGGCAACATATTGGTGGACGAGGTTCTAGGAATGGTGGGTGAGGATTATTTGGCATCAGCCAACGAGGTTTCCATTCGAGTCAGTGAGTTTAGAGAGAGACTGAGTTGTTTGAGTGTTTTTGAGTCAGTTGAGTTGGGGTTTGCTTTGAAGAGACTGGAAGATTGTAAAGAGAGATTATCAGCACTTGGACAAATGAGGAATGTGTTGGTTGAGACTGTTTGGGGTTCAATAAGTGAAATGAAGGATCAAGTCGGGAACAATGAATTGTACGGAGGAGAAGGAAGGTTAATGGTTATGGAGAGCAGCAAGAACAAGGTTAGCGAGTCATCTCGGTACGGGAGCGAGTTCTGA
- the LOC108476517 gene encoding serine/threonine-protein kinase SAPK2-like isoform X2 produces MDRYEILKDIGSGNFGVAKLVREKWSGDLYAVKYIERGPKIDEHVQREIMNHRSLKHPNIIRFKEVLLTPTHLAIVMEYAAGGELFERICNAGRFSEDEARFFFQQLISGVSYCHAMQICHRDLKLENTLLDGSTAPRLKICDFGYSKSSVFHSQPKSTVGTPAYIAPEVLSRKQYDGKIADVWSCGVTLYVMLVGAYPFEDPEDPKNFRKTIQRILSVHYSIPDYVRVSKECKLLLSRIFVADPEKRINIPEIKQHPWFLKNLPIEFMEGEDGYMENEEESQSIEEILCIIDEARKGGDGPKVGSQLLGGSMDLDDDDIDCDADIDDLETSGDFVCALRV; encoded by the exons ATGGATCGTTATGAGATACTGAAAGATATTGGGTCTGGGAACTTTGGTGTTGCAAAGCTGGTTAGGGAAAAATGGAGTGGTGACCTTTATGCTGTCAAGTATATTGAAAGAGGACCCAAG ATAGATGAACATGTGCAGAGGGAGATTATGAACCATAGGTCTTTGAAGCATCCAAATATAATTAGATTCAAAGag gtgCTGTTAACACCAACCCATCTTGCCATAGTCATGGAATACGCAGCTGGAGGAGAACTCTTTGAAAGGATATGCAATGCTGGTAGATTTAGTGAGGATGAG GCAAGGTTTTTCTTTCAGCAACTGATATCAGGAGTGAGCTATTGCCATGCAATG CAAATTTGTCATAGAGATCTTAAGCTGGAAAACACGCTGTTAGATGGGAGCACTGCGCCTAGACTCAAAATATGCGACTTTGGCTACTCTAAG TCAAGTGTGTTTCATTCCCAACCCAAATCTACTGTAGGAACCCCAGCCTACATTGCACCAGAGGTCTTGTCTAGGAAACAATATGATGGGAAG ATTGCAGATGTTTGGTCTTGTGGGGTTACTTTGTATGTCATGTTGGTTGGGGCTTATCCTTTTGAAGATCCTGAAGATCCAAAAAATTTCAGAAAAACAATTCAG CGGATTCTGAGTGTCCACTATTCAATTCCTGATTACGTTCGAGTTTCTAAGGAGTGTAAACTTCTGCTGTCGAGGATTTTCGTAGCGGATCCCGAAAAG AGAATAAACATACCAGAAATCAAGCAGCATCCCTGGTTTCTAAAGAACTTGCCAATAGAGTTCATGGAAGGAGAAGATGGGTACATGGAAAATGAAGAAGAATCACAGAGTATTGAAGAAATATTGTGTATAATAGATGAAGCAAGGAAGGGTGGTGATGGTCCAAAAGTTGGTAGTCAATTACTTGGTGGAAGCATGGATCTTGATGACGATGACATTGATTGTGATGCGGACATCGATGATTTAGAAACAAGTGGTGATTTTGTATGTGCATTACgagtttga
- the LOC108478244 gene encoding cyclin-D4-2-like has product MTENLDCSTSNLLCSENTSSCFDGDLDFNALNEFGASRACHQLFKNQIFNPNDPFLINNRSTSLMGCPGFALQSDDVIKAMVEKEMEHLPRDDYLKRLRSGDLELSARREAIEWIWKASAYFNFGPVSLCLSINYLDRFLSMYDLPRGKTWTVQLLAVACLSIAAKMEETKVPSSVNLQVGEPKFVFEAKTIQRMELLVLSTLKWRMQVLTPCSFIDYFFNKLRNDHQYPLSTSITRSLQIILNTTRGINLLEFRPSEIAAAVAISVSGQMQRCAIDKAISSFIFVQKERVLKCVEVMKDLTFINGSAATTSATSSVPQSPIGVLDGAACLSYKSDEIKHGLFANCSHPTPDLKRRKLDKSSQPDHI; this is encoded by the exons ATGACTGAAAATCTTGACTGTTCAACCTCAAATCTTCTCTGTTCTGAGAACACAAGCTCTTGCTTTGATGGTGATCTTGATTTTAATGCCTTGAACGAGTTTGGGGCTTCCCGTGCTTGTCATCAACTCTTTAAAAACCAAATCTTTAATCCAAATGACCCTTTCCTTATAAACAACAGATCAACTTCTTTGATGGGTTGTCCTGGTTTTGCATTACAAAGTGATGATGTAATTAAGGCAATGGTTGAAAAAGAGATGGAGCATTTGCCTAGAGATGATTATCTTAAGAGACTGAGAAGTGGGGATTTGGAGTTGAGCGCCAGGAGAGAGGCTATTGAATGGATTTGGAAG GCTTCAGCTTATTTCAATTTTGGACCTGTGAGTCTTTGCCTATCCATTAACTACTTGGATCGGTTCCTATCAATGTATGATTTACCT AGAGGTAAAACATGGACTGTCCAACTGTTGGCCGTTGCATGTTTATCTATTGCAGCTAAAATGGAGGAAACAAAGGTGCCTTCATCAGTAAACTTACAG GTGGGGGAACCAAAGTTTGTGTTTGAAGCCAAAACAATACAAAGAATGGAACTATTGGTTTTAAGTACATTGAAGTGGAGAATGCAAGTTTTAACACCTTGTTCCTTCATTGATTACTTCTTTAATAAACTTCGTAATGATCATCAATATCCATTATCAACTTCAATCACTAGATCATTGCAGATAATATTGAACACCACCAGAG GTATTAATTTGTTGGAGTTCAGACCTTCTGAAATAGCAGCAGCAGTGGCCATTTCTGTTTCAGGACAAATGCAAAGATGTGCCATTGATAAAGCTATTTCATCATTCATCTTTGtacaaaag gaaAGAGTGTTGAAGTGTGTTGAAGTGATGAAAGATTTGACATTCATTAATGGCTCAGCTGCTACTACTTCAGCTACATCATCGGTGCCCCAAAGCCCCATTGGGGTATTAGATGGTGCAGCATGTTTGAGCTATAAAAGTGATGAAATAAAACATGGGTTATTCGCAAATTGTTCTCATCCTACACCAGATCTTAAGAGGAGGAAACTAGACAAATCATCTCAACCGGATCACATCTGA
- the LOC108477761 gene encoding uncharacterized protein LOC108477761, with product MSFSETKQEMGQHEESNKRSNAMVLGKVTDIHTEVAAVKDSLTGAIEELKNKERCIESLKKEVAKTKELEDKLAEKEASFCTLKEELNKVKSFESEAMQLLSEGKKRIQELEEEVERRKGSEKKLNDSLLAQTKELEKTKVSLDECKQEIKSLIQNIEKLESSSDVASQCSTGDEEQNSLVEALESELQSTREKLGRAQDNERFALLKAKNLAEEVKKLQSELKTTIEAEENNKKAMDDFAVALKEVITEANQAKEKLMSTTSELETTKGQVEELKVKLKKVEEQYNEAKKETDRCKIVSERLRLEAEETLIAWNEKEMGFIECIKKAEYDRNAALEDSKKSKEENQKLKDIMIQALNEANATKQEISQLKDTIAQKEAALKLLSQENERLKLKEASVCENTKKSQEPAPSPIPAQPAATTTLLSSSSSSAAAPTQSAAATTPLPSSSAPVPTQSPSQSAPTTIPSSSSATTTSTSSQSSSTTATPAPTQSAATTTSSQSSSAVATPAPAQSSSQLAATTTSSPSVAPPAPTQSATTVVPAQSSSQIASTTSPSSLSSVATPTAPTQSSSQSTTTTTPLRSPSPSPAPASPVPATTTPVITRGMTMKDLLELEDMGELMNPKPMDSSSTTPYSVKDLRKMEDQEEAMKLKSTDSTQHKENKDYDKEHTKKSRHIRTNSSCLIIKFPHKHKYPEEEPKVQLKDSDEDSDSDYFDPLKGSIFDVAETPKSEAVQNHHSKKPSLYVADDESMCGEEFHHFDSSHFDEETDKFPKKKRALFSRFSDLIGMRNFYKKEQPPLDQ from the coding sequence ATGAGTTTTTCAGAGACAAAACAAGAAATGGGGCAACATGAAGAGTCCAACAAGAGATCGAACGCAATGGTATTAGGGAAAGTTACAGACATTCACACAGAAGTTGCAGCAGTAAAAGACTCGTTAACGGGTGCCATTGAAGAGTTGAAGAACAAGGAAAGGTGCATTGAATCCTTGAAAAAGGAGGTTGCAAAGACTAAAGAGTTAGAAGATAAATTGGCGGAGAAAGAAGCATCATTTTGCACGTTGAAAGAAGAGTTGAATAAGGTGAAATCGTTCGAGTCGGAAGCGATGCAATTGTTGTCGGAAGGTAAAAAAAGAATCCAAGAACTGGAAGAAGAAGTTGAGAGAAGAAAAGGGTCGGAAAAAAAGTTGAACGATTCGTTGTTAGCTCAAACCAAAGAGTTGGAAAAAACCAAGGTTTCATTGGATGAATGTAAGCAAGAAATCAAGTCATTGATCCAAAATATAGAGAAATTAGAGAGTTCGTCCGATGTTGCCTCGCAGTGTTCAACAGGTGACGAAGAACAAAATTCACTGGTGGAAGCCCTTGAATCTGAGCTGCAATCGACTAGAGAAAAGTTGGGGCGAGCCCAAGATAACGAAAGGTTTGCTTTGTTGAAAGCTAAGAAtctagctgaggaagtgaagaaGTTGCAAAGTGAACTGAAAACTACTATTGAAGCCGAGGAAAACAACAAGAAAGCCATGGATGATTTCGCTGTGGCGTTGAAAGAAGTTATAACCGAGGCTAACCAAGCTAAAGAAAAGCTCATGTCAACGACGAGTGAACTTGAGACAACGAAAGGGCAAGTTGAAGAACTGAAGGTGAAGTTGAAGAAGGTTGAGGAACAATATAATGAAGCCAAGAAAGAAACGGATCGGTGTAAGATTGTTTCGGAGAGATTAAGATTAGAAGCCGAAGAAACCTTGATTGCATGGAATGAAAAAGAGATGGGGTTCATTGAGTGTATTAAGAAGGCTGAATATGACAGGAATGCTGCTCTAGAAGACAGTAAAAAATCCAAAGAAGAAAATCAGAAACTAAAGGACATAATGATACAGGCTTTAAATGAAGCAAATGCAACTAAACAAGAAATTTCCCAACTCAAAGACACCATTGCCCAAAAAGAAGCAGCTTTGAAACTCCTTTCCCAAGAAAACGAAAGGCTTAAGCTCAAGGAAGCATCGGTTTGTGAGAATACAAAGAAAAGCCAAGAACCCGCCCCATCACCAATACCAGCACAACCGGCGGCTACAACGACACTATTATCATCGTCGTCGTCATCTGCAGCAGCACCAACACAATCAGCAGCTGCAACGACACCACTACCATCATCATCTGCACCAGTACCAACACAATCACCATCACAATCAGCACCTACAACCATACCATCATCATCATCTGCAACAACAACATCAACATCATCACAATCATCATCTACAACAGCAACACCAGCTCCAACACAATCAGCGGCTACAACGACATCATCACAATCATCATCTGCAGTAGCAACACCAGCACCAGCACAATCATCATCACAATTAGCAGCTACAACGACATCATCACCATCGGTAGCACCACCAGCACCAACACAATCAGCAACAACAGTAGTGCCAGCACAATCATCATCACAAATAGCATCTACGACATCACCATCATCGTTATCGTCGGTAGCAACACCAACAGCACCAACACAATCATCATCACAATCAACAACTACAACGACACCATTACGATCACCGTCGCCATCACCAGCACCAGCATCACCAGTACCAGCAACGACAACTCCGGTAATAACAAGGGGGATGACAATGAAGGATCTTCTGGAGCTAGAGGATATGGGAGAGCTTATGAATCCAAAACCAATGGATTCAAGTTCAACAACACCTTATAGTGTCAAAGATCTTAGGAAAATGGAGGATCAAGAGGAAGCTATGAAACTAAAATCAACTGATTCAACACAGCATAAGGAAAATAAAGATTATGATAAAGAACATACTAAGAAATCAAGGCATATTAGAACCAACAGCTCTTGTTTGATTATAAAGTTCCCACACAAACACAAGTACCCAGAAGAAGAGCCCAAAGTCCAATTAAAAGACAGTGATGAGGATTCAGACTCTGATTACTTTGACCCGCTTAAGGGCTCAATTTTCGACGTAGCTGAAACCCCCAAAAGTGAAGCAGTGCAAAACCATCATTCGAAAAAGCCTTCACTCTATGTCGCTGATGATGAATCAATGTGCGGTGAGGAGTTCCATCACTTTGATTCAAGCCATTTCGACGAAGAAACTGATAAATTCCCAAAAAAGAAAAGAGCATTGTTTTCAAGATTTAGTGATCTTATAGGAATGAGAAATTTTTACAAGAAAGAACAACCACCTTTAGATCAATAA
- the LOC108476517 gene encoding serine/threonine-protein kinase SAPK1-like isoform X3, translating into MLSSILKEDPRLNGLISRVSLTMQIDEHVQREIMNHRSLKHPNIIRFKEVLLTPTHLAIVMEYAAGGELFERICNAGRFSEDEARFFFQQLISGVSYCHAMQICHRDLKLENTLLDGSTAPRLKICDFGYSKSSVFHSQPKSTVGTPAYIAPEVLSRKQYDGKIADVWSCGVTLYVMLVGAYPFEDPEDPKNFRKTIQRILSVHYSIPDYVRVSKECKLLLSRIFVADPEKRINIPEIKQHPWFLKNLPIEFMEGEDGYMENEEESQSIEEILCIIDEARKGGDGPKVGSQLLGGSMDLDDDDIDCDADIDDLETSGDFVCALRV; encoded by the exons ATGCTGTCAAGTATATTGAAAGAGGACCCAAG ACTCAATGGATTGATTTCAAGGGTTTCTTTGACTATGCAGATAGATGAACATGTGCAGAGGGAGATTATGAACCATAGGTCTTTGAAGCATCCAAATATAATTAGATTCAAAGag gtgCTGTTAACACCAACCCATCTTGCCATAGTCATGGAATACGCAGCTGGAGGAGAACTCTTTGAAAGGATATGCAATGCTGGTAGATTTAGTGAGGATGAG GCAAGGTTTTTCTTTCAGCAACTGATATCAGGAGTGAGCTATTGCCATGCAATG CAAATTTGTCATAGAGATCTTAAGCTGGAAAACACGCTGTTAGATGGGAGCACTGCGCCTAGACTCAAAATATGCGACTTTGGCTACTCTAAG TCAAGTGTGTTTCATTCCCAACCCAAATCTACTGTAGGAACCCCAGCCTACATTGCACCAGAGGTCTTGTCTAGGAAACAATATGATGGGAAG ATTGCAGATGTTTGGTCTTGTGGGGTTACTTTGTATGTCATGTTGGTTGGGGCTTATCCTTTTGAAGATCCTGAAGATCCAAAAAATTTCAGAAAAACAATTCAG CGGATTCTGAGTGTCCACTATTCAATTCCTGATTACGTTCGAGTTTCTAAGGAGTGTAAACTTCTGCTGTCGAGGATTTTCGTAGCGGATCCCGAAAAG AGAATAAACATACCAGAAATCAAGCAGCATCCCTGGTTTCTAAAGAACTTGCCAATAGAGTTCATGGAAGGAGAAGATGGGTACATGGAAAATGAAGAAGAATCACAGAGTATTGAAGAAATATTGTGTATAATAGATGAAGCAAGGAAGGGTGGTGATGGTCCAAAAGTTGGTAGTCAATTACTTGGTGGAAGCATGGATCTTGATGACGATGACATTGATTGTGATGCGGACATCGATGATTTAGAAACAAGTGGTGATTTTGTATGTGCATTACgagtttga
- the LOC108477152 gene encoding ras-related protein Rab11A-like, whose translation MASGGGYCDPNQKIDYVFKVVLIGDSAVGKSQVLARFARNEFSLDSKATIGVEFQTRTLVIEHKSVKAQIWDTAGQERYRAVTSAYYRGAVGAMLVYDISKRQTFDHIPRWLEELRGHADKNIVVILIGNKSDLENQRAVSTEDAKDFAQKEELFFLETSALEATNVEAAFLTVLNEIFNIVNKKNLVATENQGNDNPATLAGKKIVVPGPAQEIPAKNMCCRS comes from the exons atggCTAGTGGGGGAGGGTATTGTGATCCAAACCAGAAGATTGACTACGTTTTCAAGGTAGTTTTAATCGGTGATTCTGCCGTGGGTAAGTCTCAGGTTCTTGCTCGGTTTGCTAGAAATGAGTTCAGTTTAGATTCCAAGGCTACCATTGGAGTTGAGTTTCAGACTAGAACTCTTGTTATTGAACATAAGAGTGTCAAAGCTCAGATCTGGGATACTGCTGGTCAAGAAcg ATACAGAGCTGTTACGAGTGCATACTATAGGGGCGCTGTTGGGGCAATGCTGGTTTATGATATATCGAAACGTCAGACCTTCGATCACATTCCACGTTGGCTAGAAGAGTTGCGTGGCCATGCTGACAAGAACATTGTTGTCATTCTGATCGGGAACAAGAGTGACCTCGAAAACCAACGAGCAGTCTCAACGGAGGATGCAAAAGATTTTGCTCAAAAGGAAGAACTATTTTTCTTGGAGACCTCAGCTCTGGAAGCTACTAATGTGGAGGCTGCCTTCTTAACCGTGCTTAACGAGATCTTCAACATTGTGAACAAGAAGAACCTAGTTGCCACTGAGAATCAAGGGAACGACAACCCTGCTACACTAGCGGGCAAGAAGATCGTTGTTCCGGGTCCAGCTCAAGAAATTCCAGCGAAGAACATGTGCTGTAGGTCATAA
- the LOC108478648 gene encoding uncharacterized protein LOC108478648 encodes MGFSEMGNGCKDHPNHQQKQGVCASCLRERLSRLCSASYTETNSTLFLSCSSSLSFSPAPDYSSPSSSTSASPDARHRKRNGSGVTSIVKPLSSSSSSSFMLKFGSTKGLKKSRSIACVARNLDDEELKSGKNKKKGFWSRLLSFKGKKNVLSHSMSMRLMIGRVN; translated from the coding sequence ATGGGTTTCTCTGAAATGGGCAATGGATGCAAGGATCAcccaaatcatcaacaaaagcaAGGGGTTTGCGCTTCATGTTTAAGAGAAAGGTTATCTCGTCTTTGCTCAGCTTCATACACAGAAACTAATTCAACGCTTTTCCTTTCTTGCTCTTCTTCACTCTCCTTTTCTCCTGCGCCTGACTACTCTTCGCCTTCATCTTCGACCTCGGCCTCCCCTGACGCTCGACATCGTAAGCGGAACGGTTCTGGCGTGACGTCAATCGTGAAGCCGCTGTCGTCGTCTTCGTCTTCCTCTTTTATGTTAAAGTTTGGTAGTACCAAAGGTTTGAAGAAGAGTAGATCGATTGCTTGTGTAGCAAGGAACTTGGATGATGAAGAACTCAAGAGTGGGAAGAATAAGAAGAAAGGGTTTTGGTCTAGGTTGCTGAGTTTCAAAGGGAAGAAGAATGTTCTCTCGCATTCAATGAGTATGAGATTAATGATTGGAAGAGTGAATTGA
- the LOC108478260 gene encoding GLABRA2 expression modulator-like, with amino-acid sequence MEQWTTVAESKSSSPAEEQNRKESDPEMDADEFVIVPTTEPEKEEEKEAQNPKENEIQSERSPNQTSTGSRKSVRWSAELVSESPAADHSVTMSAANGSNPYIVQSPTPESFSTSLKEKMDTVKDVLGRWGRKVGEATRKAEDLAGNTWQHLKTSPSLAEAAMGRIAQGTKVLAEGGYEKIFRHTFVTDPEEQLGNSFVCYLSTSAGPVMGILYVSTAKLAYCSDTPLPYKNGTQTEWSYYKVVIPLHQLKAVNPSTSRLNCAEKYIQVITVDSHEFWFMGFLNYDGAVTCLKEALQLHS; translated from the exons ATGGAACAATGGACGACGGTAGCCGAGTCAAAGTCCAGCTCACCGGCCGAAGAACAGAACCGGAAAGAGTCGGATCCCGAAATGGACGCTGATGAATTTGTTATTGTGCCAACAACAGAACCGgagaaagaagaagagaaagaggCTCAGAATCCGAAAGAGAATGAGATTCAAAGCGAGCGGTCACCGAATCAAACATCAACCGGATCGAGGAAATCTGTTCGTTGGAGCGCCGAGTTAGTTAGTGAATCGCCTGCTGCGGATCACAGCGTCACCATGTCCGCAGCTAACGGATCCAATCCTTACATTGTTCAGTCTCCTACGCCGGAATCATTTTCGACTTCCTTAAAAG AGAAAATGGACACTGTGAAGGATGTATTGGGGAGATGGGGGAGAAAAGTGGGAGAAGCCACGAGAAAAGCCGAGGATCTTGCAGGGAACACGTGGCAGCATT TAAAAACAAGCCCGAGTTTGGCAGAGGCAGCCATGGGAAGAATCGCACAAGGAACAAAGGTTTTAGCAGAAGGTGGGTATGAGAAGATATTCAGACACACTTTTGTAACGGATCCGGAAGAGCAACTTGGGAATTCATTTGTATGTTATTTGTCCACATCAGCTGGACCTGTCATGGGAATTTTATATGTATCTACAGCAAAGCTTGCATATTGCAGTGACACTCCCCTTCCCTATAAAAATGGTACCCAAACTGAATGGAGCTACTATAAG GTAGTTATCCCATTACATCAACTTAAAGCGGTTAATCCTTCAACGAGCCGACTCAATTGTGCTGAAAAGTACATCCAAGTTATCACCGTTGATAGTCATGAATTTTGGTTCATGGGCTTCTTAAACTATGACGGTGCTGTTACATGCCTAAAGGAAGCTTTGCAACTACATAGCTGA
- the LOC108476517 gene encoding serine/threonine-protein kinase SAPK2-like isoform X1 — protein sequence MDRYEILKDIGSGNFGVAKLVREKWSGDLYAVKYIERGPKIDEHVQREIMNHRSLKHPNIIRFKEVLLTPTHLAIVMEYAAGGELFERICNAGRFSEDEARFFFQQLISGVSYCHAMVYILILKIVFHFLPIISYLNRDFSPVFIQQICHRDLKLENTLLDGSTAPRLKICDFGYSKSSVFHSQPKSTVGTPAYIAPEVLSRKQYDGKIADVWSCGVTLYVMLVGAYPFEDPEDPKNFRKTIQRILSVHYSIPDYVRVSKECKLLLSRIFVADPEKRINIPEIKQHPWFLKNLPIEFMEGEDGYMENEEESQSIEEILCIIDEARKGGDGPKVGSQLLGGSMDLDDDDIDCDADIDDLETSGDFVCALRV from the exons ATGGATCGTTATGAGATACTGAAAGATATTGGGTCTGGGAACTTTGGTGTTGCAAAGCTGGTTAGGGAAAAATGGAGTGGTGACCTTTATGCTGTCAAGTATATTGAAAGAGGACCCAAG ATAGATGAACATGTGCAGAGGGAGATTATGAACCATAGGTCTTTGAAGCATCCAAATATAATTAGATTCAAAGag gtgCTGTTAACACCAACCCATCTTGCCATAGTCATGGAATACGCAGCTGGAGGAGAACTCTTTGAAAGGATATGCAATGCTGGTAGATTTAGTGAGGATGAG GCAAGGTTTTTCTTTCAGCAACTGATATCAGGAGTGAGCTATTGCCATGCAATGGTATATATACTAATTCTGAAAATAGTTTTCCATTTTTTGCCTATCATATCTTATCTAAATCGAGATTTTTCACCCGTTTTTATACAGCAAATTTGTCATAGAGATCTTAAGCTGGAAAACACGCTGTTAGATGGGAGCACTGCGCCTAGACTCAAAATATGCGACTTTGGCTACTCTAAG TCAAGTGTGTTTCATTCCCAACCCAAATCTACTGTAGGAACCCCAGCCTACATTGCACCAGAGGTCTTGTCTAGGAAACAATATGATGGGAAG ATTGCAGATGTTTGGTCTTGTGGGGTTACTTTGTATGTCATGTTGGTTGGGGCTTATCCTTTTGAAGATCCTGAAGATCCAAAAAATTTCAGAAAAACAATTCAG CGGATTCTGAGTGTCCACTATTCAATTCCTGATTACGTTCGAGTTTCTAAGGAGTGTAAACTTCTGCTGTCGAGGATTTTCGTAGCGGATCCCGAAAAG AGAATAAACATACCAGAAATCAAGCAGCATCCCTGGTTTCTAAAGAACTTGCCAATAGAGTTCATGGAAGGAGAAGATGGGTACATGGAAAATGAAGAAGAATCACAGAGTATTGAAGAAATATTGTGTATAATAGATGAAGCAAGGAAGGGTGGTGATGGTCCAAAAGTTGGTAGTCAATTACTTGGTGGAAGCATGGATCTTGATGACGATGACATTGATTGTGATGCGGACATCGATGATTTAGAAACAAGTGGTGATTTTGTATGTGCATTACgagtttga